A segment of the Bombus huntii isolate Logan2020A chromosome 14, iyBomHunt1.1, whole genome shotgun sequence genome:
CGCTTTTTCCACTGTGTTTCGCAACAGATATTTGGTGTCAGGAGAATTCTTAATGGCTCTTGGTCAGTACAATTCGTGAATTTATTGTTTCGCTCGTTATAAATGAAGATTAGATGGAGAGATGCGATAAGTCTATCATCGTTGAGTTTTCGGTAACTTTAGTATATCATTGGGAAAAGTAATGTAGTTTGAAAGTTGCTCAATGAAAACGAAACttagatttttatatgttatacagggtggttggtaactggtggcaCAAGCaaaaagggggtgattctacgcgaaaaaagaagtcgaaaatatagaataaaaaaattttttttaaattttttttttatttaatttttccatcgagacaacgatctacagtgagatccgttataacgagacgtgatacaGTGCACGcataccgagcgaaaattcaaagtcgattttttcgaaaacaaagcctcaaacgaaaaatttttattctatattttcgacttcttttttcgcgtagaatcatctcctttccgcttgtaccaccagttgccaaccaccctgtatattatatatctaaTAAAAGTAGAAATATACAGAATACAGTTAAGATTTTATTCAATGAGAGGATGAAGGAAGGATAAAGGAAGGAAAGAGATCTTGCAATGATTCCCTATGATTCCCACATAAGGAAGTGAAACTATAAATAATgtagtatttttatattacggCATTTTATCCTATTTCTCTATAAATATACGactttcataaaaaaaaaattgtgtgTACTTTTACATTCattcaacaatttttatattctttaaaatattattcgagATTTcaacattaaatattttctattactaTCTTTCATCTTAATACCGGAATAAACAACGACAGCAAACACGTAGGTAGAAAAGTTACAGATTGTTAGGGAAAAGGCAGCATTGTATGTAAAGCAAAGGAACGATTAGATAGGGACGATACATAAGAGATACGTGTAAACGCGAGATCTGTTTCGCGATTAAACGACACGTTTGCAAATAACAGGACGAGGTGGTCGATAATTCAGGCAAGCCATCATCTTCTTCCATAGAAACGTCCGATCAATTACAAGGTTCATTCTACTCGCGAGTGATTGTAGGTTCTACCTTCTCCTTTAATATACGGCCAATTACGCTTTCTCTTTTCTTACAACCTCCTATGAACTGAAACATGATCGAAGTAATGATCGTGTAATATGACATTTCCAACATGACAGTTACAATTCTGTATAGTCTAAAAGAAAATTGCTGTTCGACCAGTATGCAAAGAAGGAAAACGTCGATAAATTCGTAATTACCAAGTTGTGTAATCATCTTTTAATTAAGCCTCGTTTCGAAAGAGTGCTTAGCTAAATGGAAGAGTAATTAAGTGGCTTAAATAGTCCGTTACAAAGGAGACAGCTTCGAATAATTATGACACCGGGAAGTTTGAACATCGTTCAACCGATCTGTTCGCTTCTAATTTATTCAATGGAAGGCGCGCTGCTACAGAAGCTGTATTACATAAATTTCGttatgtaatacattatagtatGTGCTTCACGCGTAAGGATGCTCTCATTAGATCGGTAGAAACGTTCCGGTTTAGTGTTGGAATTGTCACTTTACGCGCAAATAAGCTATTGGGCCAAGCACGCGCTCCAAGAATTCGAGCACCGGGTGTCTGTCTAGACACTGGTATTTTCTACTTACAGTGAAACTAGCGATCGCGCTcataatcttttctttttttgttatttcttccGTACTTGGTATTTCGATACTTTCCTATTGGAGATGTTTAATGTAATATCAAGGAAAAGTCTAACTTCCTTATTTATTTACCtcgaaaattcgaaataattcAATACGTGGTAAATAGATGATTTGGagttatttatttcttaaagtACTATTTTGGAATCTATCTAAAACGACTTATTTTgcttcattttattttcaaacattttcaaatcttTAGAATGCCAATCTTATACTGTAAGAATACCTGGCCcctaaatttttaaaattttaaacgaCTCGGTATCATCTAAATCTTGGGCTATCCTGTTAAATTACTATAAACGAGCATTGTACGGTCCAAGCTAGTAAAATGGAGAAGCACAGTCGTGAATTCAGGTGTCATTCACGTTCACACAACGCGTAGTAAAAGTTTGATGGGCCAGACACGGAATAGTATTCAATACTCTTTGGGGGATTTAAGCAATGATCGATGAAATCGTTGTATTTCGCAGCGATACGCTGCAGGCTTGCCAGTGGTTACGAACGACCGCACGCGTCACTCGTTCGAACACGCGTAGACCAGGGCGAAGCGCGAGCGAGCGTGGCCCCAATTAATTTGCAATCGATTATATGACTAGCGTTTTAACGTCACGTAGCAAGCAATTCGTACGTGCCTCCCAGCTGTATTTGTGCATTATATTTCACTGTCGAAATATTAAAGAAGGATATGGATATTTAAAATGCTGAACACAAAGAAAGTTGAGTTTAATAATCAGAGCACGAGTCGGAAAAATGATGTATTTCATGAAGCTTATTAAACAATTACTTTTTTTGAATCGACAATGAAACTAAATGGTATGGACTGCAGAAGTCGTTTTGAAATGTCGCTAAAattaatgtataaaattaGTGTACGATCAAAATCATATGAAAAAGCGAAATTAATAAGGAAATGAAACGATCAAAGTATAAAGAATGCATTagaataatagataatttagAAGTCCACTACACGTATCATATAGAcagaaaaatttctattaaaaaagaatttttttaattctacaaATCCATTATTTTGATCTATTCAtctacattatatgttatatcgaaGATTCTGTTTACCTACAttaaaatttttcgaaataacCACCTTTACTAACAACGAACTATAATGATTTCAGATGTCCTGACAGCGGGCCCCGGGCCACCAGGATGCCGACAGACGACGACTATGGCCGAAGAGAACGTCTCCTACTGCACCAACATCCGATCCCTCAATACGGGTCCTCGTCATCTCCGGTTCCAGGATCGAACGCCGGAACGTCCGGAAGTGTCGGTTCCCAGATCGGTTCCACCAGCTCCTCGGATTGTTATAAGCCAACGGCGCAACAACAGCAAACTGATCTGCGAACGAATGGATCGAATGTCACCGTTGGCCAAGATCGTTACCAGTCCGATCAGTCCTCTCAAGGGAACGAGCACGTCGATTATGGAGGCCGTGAACGAATGTCAGGCATCGAGAGGCATGACAAATCAACGGACAAGCCAACGATCGACGATTTCCCAAAGTCCTGCGCGGAAACGCGTTCGATACAGTCAAGTTGCGAGCGATTCAGCCATTATCAGAATCAAGAGAGATTCGGTCAGCCCTCTTTGCAAGTCCACCACCAGTTTACCCCAGGGAGATCGACTGCGTCTGGACAATCGTTGTCCGGAAACGTGGTTCTGGCCGACCGTTTTTCACGATTCAACGAACTCACCGGTCTACACGGTGAGCAGAGATTGTCCTTGGCCCCGAGCGAACGCTTTCAACCGGCCACCAGCACCGAGCTTCGATTCCATCATCCCCCTAACGAGCTGGTGTCAACCGGAAACGAATACGCGAATACCAATATCTTGGTATCGGGCTGCGCGACCAGTCCATTTTCATCAGAGACGTTCCCCTCACCGCCATCACCGGCACCAGCGAACGACCGTTTCGTTCCACCGCCGCCTCTGTCACCCAGCCCAAGCGAGAAATATGCCTCGACCCAGAGTCTGGCTGGTTATCCTGCTGCTGATAGGATTCTGCCCCCAGGTTCTCCAAGCACCAGATATGGCAGCGGCACGGCACCAGCTTCACCGATGCCAACTAAAGAACGATTCTCTTCGGCGGAACGACTACTGGCCAATCAACAGTCGTCGAGTTCCATGCACGAGCCCAAGGATCAGCAACGATACGCTGGAACCAGTGATCGCCTGTTGTCCGGATCGTCGCCGGTGCTTGGAAGTCTACAAGCCAGTCTACAAGGGGACAGGGTTGGTATATATACCACGAGCAAGGATTCGACCGGATCGAGATACGGCGCCATTTCGACGGACCGATTACTTTCATCGTCACCTATACATGCCCCAGTGCCAGAGAGGTTCGCCAGCAAGTCGACCGATCGGTATCTCGGCGAGTCGCCTGTACACGAACGATATCATCGACAGGAAGCGACATCAGCCATTCACCACGATCGTTACTCGACGATATCGTCCAGCGCCGAAAGATTCCTCTCCAATTCACCTAATCCCGAGGCCTCTCATCAGCGTTACACGTCGACGGAGAGGTCACTGCAGGTGTCGTCTAGCAGCAACGAACAGAGACGTCTGTATACCGATCGAGGCGTCGAAACGGTTTGTCAGAAGTATACAGACAGGTCCAGCGGATCCCCCGCGCCCACCGACTTCAACAGATACTCCACATTCCAGGAGGTTGGAAACACCCAGTCCAGATATGTCAGCACCAACGATCGTTTCAACGATCTCGCGATACAGCGCTGCGGTCAGTCGCGAGCAAACGATCGATTCTGTGTATCAAACGATCGTTATCTCGCCAGTTCGTCACCAGGACACGATGGAAGACTGGCTAACAGCGATGCGACCAGGTACGTCGTCTCGGGATCATCGACGGAACGTCTGCTCTCCGGGACATCCTCTTCGTCCTCTTCTTCGACCGACACGGTCGCCCGGTATCACTCCTCCTACACGAACACGGCAGCCACCCAGTCCACCACTTCCAATGATCGTTTCACCTCCGTCTCTCCCACTCCTGAAACAGCCAATACCAATCTGCGGTCAGCAACAGGAACTGGAACAACCGGTGGCGCAGGGAGTTCCGGATATCAGGGTACGACAAAAAGCGGCGTCGACAAATATCTTCAGGTGTCAAAGTCTGTGCAGAGCTACGGGAACGATCGTTATACCAATCCAGGCGATCAGTTCGACAGGCTCAGCCAGGATCGTTACGACAGATTCGCCAATCCTGTCAGCACCACGGATCGCTTCACACCTTCGTCCGGTACTCCTGATCGCTTTCATTCTGCCACTGATCGATACTCTCCTGTACGCGCCGCGGACAAGTATCTATCCTTGCCGAAACCCAAGGATCGATACACCGGTCGCATAACACCGATCTCGTCTTGTGGTACTTCGGTGGTTGCCACGTCGACCGATCGAACTTATGGCTCGACTAGCGCAACGGGAAGCTACGTTCCGCCAACCGCGCACACGCCTGTCGAACGATACGTGCCTCAACCACCTCCGGAGGTTCTCTACCCGGACAGATATGTCGACAGATACGTACCACCTTCTGCACACACGCCTACCGATCGTTATGTGCCCACCAACGATCCAGGTGATCCATACATGAGACGAGATCTTGGATTCCATCATCATTATCGGCTACCACCGCCTGCCGGCTACCCATACCATCAGTCTCATTTCCGACTTCGCGGTTTCGCGTACGCATCACCAGGTCGCCTCGGTGGTAGCCCGGGTTCCAGTAGTTCGAGTAGCTCGGCATCTAATCAGAGAGATGGCTTCTCAATGTCCCCGCTGCTCAGACCCAAGGTCCGTGCCTCTGCGGTCGAGTTCCCGACATCGTCTACTGGAGTTGTTGGTCGTCACGTGTGTACTAACCCACCATCTTGTTGCAACGAAGTATCTGCAAATGGAAGAGCCTGTTGTCAGGCGATTAGAAGGTCTCTGCCGCCGGGGGCGTTGCCGTCGATACCCACGCAATCTTCCTGGTGAGTCATTTCGACATTTGTGGAATTTACATTTGGCCACTAGGCATTTATCCGTAGCTGTaggaattttgtaataaatttttatttttaacgcaAAGATATCACTCCGCGAAGAGAAATATGGATGAGCGTGGTAGAAAAAAATCATTGGACTGCAGGGTCCAATATGATGCTGAAGCTTTACAAAAGAGACAATACAGGCCAATACAAAGTAATTTAATAGAAGAAGTGCATGCCgtgaaatttttgttctctCGTGTGAAAGTTTTTGATAAATTCCTTCGTTTTTATATTTCACTGATGTTGAATATTAGTTTGCTGTGTAATATACCTGCGAATATACCCAAAATTTATCGTTTTCGAGAAGAATATTAAAAGCTAATAAGGTGAATGTCCTGAGGGCGTTCAATTCTTTCTCGAGCGTTTTTACCAAATTTCCATTGCCACGGTTCACATTGAAACattgagaaaaaaaaagaggagagaGAACGAGAGACCGTGAAAGAGATAGATCTTCGTTAACGACGGAAgtttttgtattaaatttgAATAGATTTTTCCAACGAAGTCAGAGTTACGAAGAGATTCACGTTTAATTCTCGTGGGCGAAGTTTACCGgtggaaaaaattaattgccGCACAAATGGAAGTCAGCGTGCGGATAAAAGGAATTGCATGCGGCGTGGAGGTCGAGCTGTGTAGCCAGGGGATTAAGGAATACGGGGATCCGGATAATATAGGTGTCCCCTCCGTAATCATACACCTTTATAATAAAGCTCACGAATTAGAATAGGAAAACTTTAATTGCGAGATGAATGTTATTTATAGCGAAGGGAAAGTAGAAACCCTTTTACGCGATGTGTAACGTTTCCACGAGTGTACATTGTTGTACGCCATAtacttacatatttatatttatgtgaAAACTGGTCGATTTGTAGTGGCAGTATATGAATTCTACCAAAGTAACAAATCTTgtagaattaatgaataatttttattaattttctaattttgaaCTACTGATTGGAAGAAAAACTTATTATGGAATTTTTATGGAATCATCAAACTCTAGTGTTAATAATATTGTAGTTTAATGTTTATCATGTATTGTACTACATacatttactattatttataactGGTTATATCAATTTTGAAAGTCTCTCTTATTAGTACAGTACAAAGTAGaatttaaagatttaatttttaattctaaaatttttttttttatttgtaagaattttataatcaattctcattgagaattataagtaaattattctggcgtgGTTCTATGTTGTGTTTAATAAGTGTTTATCGTTTGTTTGATTCTAGCTGAATCTAATGTTtcattataaaatgaaaaaatttgaaGAGTTTGTCGAGTAACAGAATATTTCTATAAGTTTCGAACATTGCAACCGCCAATTTCGCTGTTACATATTGGTTTTCAAAAGTCAATTTGATCGGGTCATAACATACTGTTATACGTAGTTATGACGATTATAAAGGATAAAATTACTGCGGTTTTCCTGTCGTTTTACAGTTTCAGTGCGTCTTGTTAATAATAAACACGTAGGAAACTATATTTCGAGTCAACTGTGGTGCAAGCTCGTGTAGTCTGACTCAATTTCTAGTTCCCTTCGATATTAAATCTTTTGGCGAGATTGCGTTCGGTAACACGTGGTTTAACTTTCGGTTAGAATGGCCAAGTATGTTGTGCGTGAATTTATAGTGCACCTAATATTTCGATACTGACCACGTGCTAAATGTTTGATCGTTAGAGTGGAAGTTTGCGCCGTATTGGAGCCCAGATAGAATTGATTAAATTCGCAGCGGGACTCTAAATTGAAACATATTAGCCTCTGGAAAGGAGCGCAGCTTTTGAggcaatattttttcatcaATTGCCCATTTTAGTGCCATATCGAATTTTTAGGcagaaaagaatttattatttttgatgtagaacgtgttttttttttttgaagaatAAGAGAATATCCGACTTATTTTGGTTTTCATTTGGTAGCTTTGGGCGGTAGTTTCATTTTTGAATGGCAGTTTCTCATCAATTGCTTGTTGTACTACGATAGATATTGAACTTTATGGATGGGAAGAGTTTGATATGCAATTTTTGG
Coding sequences within it:
- the LOC126873298 gene encoding inactive rhomboid protein 1 isoform X4, whose protein sequence is MPTDDDYGRRERLLLHQHPIPQYGSSSSPVPGSNAGTSGSVGSQIGSTSSSDCYKPTAQQQQTDLRTNGSNVTVGQDRYQSDQSSQGNEHVDYGGRERMSGIERHDKSTDKPTIDDFPKSCAETRSIQSSCERFSHYQNQERFGQPSLQVHHQFTPGRSTASGQSLSGNVVLADRFSRFNELTGLHGEQRLSLAPSERFQPATSTELRFHHPPNELVSTGNEYANTNILVSGCATSPFSSETFPSPPSPAPANDRFVPPPPLSPSPSEKYASTQSLAGYPAADRILPPGSPSTRYGSGTAPASPMPTKERFSSAERLLANQQSSSSMHEPKDQQRYAGTSDRLLSGSSPVLGSLQASLQGDRVGIYTTSKDSTGSRYGAISTDRLLSSSPIHAPVPERFASKSTDRYLGESPVHERYHRQEATSAIHHDRYSTISSSAERFLSNSPNPEASHQRYTSTERSLQVSSSSNEQRRLYTDRGVETVCQKYTDRSSGSPAPTDFNRYSTFQEVGNTQSRYVSTNDRFNDLAIQRCGQSRANDRFCVSNDRYLASSSPGHDGRLANSDATRYVVSGSSTERLLSGTSSSSSSSTDTVARYHSSYTNTAATQSTTSNDRFTSVSPTPETANTNLRSATGTGTTGGAGSSGYQGTTKSGVDKYLQVSKSVQSYGNDRYTNPGDQFDRLSQDRYDRFANPVSTTDRFTPSSGTPDRFHSATDRYSPVRAADKYLSLPKPKDRYTGRITPISSCGTSVVATSTDRTYGSTSATGSYVPPTAHTPVERYVPQPPPEVLYPDRYVDRYVPPSAHTPTDRYVPTNDPGDPYMRRDLGFHHHYRLPPPAGYPYHQSHFRLRGFAYASPGRLGGSPGSSSSSSSASNQRDGFSMSPLLRPKVRASAVEFPTSSTGVVGRHVCTNPPSCCNEVSANGRACCQAIRRSLPPGALPSIPTQSSWQPSPGSGTTGTSTVSSSAPDGENGQSISLYPVGSVGPTSTNPTTAAPITTTATISLTTPGPRTQEPGPSITRSVSAPTAPRPVVQLASTSSNPGTQKHRLRRTMSRTEAIRNYIRRETAQFFGVDEESEAVERQRWLDRRRRMASRKYGALVPEHRPPDPDITRDVPDTTEVPEGVTLRRWQQPVRRKDSVARMTLSGLHYVVESLRRQRREGSQVRPESRSFPPSVIDYMSRSEAATSPESGQDEEESFFDRPPPPPPPPPPPPSQQSQSQIEQGLGGLVKDDEDSAKVADLLESAGDRETSEELVRFASQKDDRTSVDGQVRRARHISRDHYISRKTSWGRSRLGLSSMIPPDEGVTLRRDLTGATRISPSTIDRIFDNSNRRQYGMGIVGRFLGRSFRKSVSQKPDVRRQLDDFEDHRPYFTYWITTVQVLILIISLACYGFGPVGMDLSHRSGLVLVTSLSLQQVDYQEPANFWFGPRAADLIHLGAKFAPCMRRDIKILKEIDVWRERERDTACCIRNDDSGCVQSSKADCSNTISTWKKWGPGDSGPGGRISGSVCGLDPKFCDAPASIAPYEWPDDITKWPICRKTNPFNQRFSRNGSQRSNGNFPVSRYKDKMAEHMVCEVIGHPCCIGIHGMCRITTKEYCDFVHGYFHEEASLCSQVECLHDVCGMIPFLHPEWPDQFYRLFTTMFLHAGVLHLSITLMVQYFLMRDLEKLTGSLRIALIYFIGALAGNLASAIFVPYRAEVGPAGAHFALLATLIVEVLHCWPMLKHPRRVLSKLIFVLLGLLILGMLPWVDNYAHLFGFIFGFLAAYALMPFISFGHYDRRRKIWLIWICLILIVVLFTLLLALFYNVPVYECEVCKLFNCIPFTRDFCASQNINFKREEPV
- the LOC126873298 gene encoding inactive rhomboid protein 1 isoform X1; translated protein: MPTDDDYGRRERLLLHQHPIPQYGSSSSPVPGSNAGTSGSVGSQIGSTSSSDCYKPTAQQQQTDLRTNGSNVTVGQDRYQSDQSSQGNEHVDYGGRERMSGIERHDKSTDKPTIDDFPKSCAETRSIQSSCERFSHYQNQERFGQPSLQVHHQFTPGRSTASGQSLSGNVVLADRFSRFNELTGLHGEQRLSLAPSERFQPATSTELRFHHPPNELVSTGNEYANTNILVSGCATSPFSSETFPSPPSPAPANDRFVPPPPLSPSPSEKYASTQSLAGYPAADRILPPGSPSTRYGSGTAPASPMPTKERFSSAERLLANQQSSSSMHEPKDQQRYAGTSDRLLSGSSPVLGSLQASLQGDRVGIYTTSKDSTGSRYGAISTDRLLSSSPIHAPVPERFASKSTDRYLGESPVHERYHRQEATSAIHHDRYSTISSSAERFLSNSPNPEASHQRYTSTERSLQVSSSSNEQRRLYTDRGVETVCQKYTDRSSGSPAPTDFNRYSTFQEVGNTQSRYVSTNDRFNDLAIQRCGQSRANDRFCVSNDRYLASSSPGHDGRLANSDATRYVVSGSSTERLLSGTSSSSSSSTDTVARYHSSYTNTAATQSTTSNDRFTSVSPTPETANTNLRSATGTGTTGGAGSSGYQGTTKSGVDKYLQVSKSVQSYGNDRYTNPGDQFDRLSQDRYDRFANPVSTTDRFTPSSGTPDRFHSATDRYSPVRAADKYLSLPKPKDRYTGRITPISSCGTSVVATSTDRTYGSTSATGSYVPPTAHTPVERYVPQPPPEVLYPDRYVDRYVPPSAHTPTDRYVPTNDPGDPYMRRDLGFHHHYRLPPPAGYPYHQSHFRLRGFAYASPGRLGGSPGSSSSSSSASNQRDGFSMSPLLRPKVRASAVEFPTSSTGVVGRHVCTNPPSCCNEVSANGRACCQAIRRSLPPGALPSIPTQSSWQPSPGSGTTGTSTVSSSAPDGENGQSISLYPVGSVGPTSTNPTTAAPITTTATISLTTPGPRTQEPGPSITRSVSAPTAPRPVVQLASTSSNPGTQKHRLRRTMSRTEAIRNYIRRETAQFFGVDEESEAVERQRWLDRRRRMASRKYGALVPEHRPPDPDITRDVPDTTEVPEGVTLRRWQQPVRRKDSVARMTLSGLHYVVESLRRQRREGSQVRPESRSFPPSVIDYMSRSEAATSPESGQDEEESFFDRPPPPPPPPPPPPSQQSQSQIEQGLGGLVKDDEDSAKVADLLESAGDRETSEELVRFASQKDDRTSVDGQVRRARHISRDHYISRKTSWGRSRLGLSSMIPPDEGVTLRRDLTGATRISPSTIDRIFDNSNRRQYGMGIVGRFLGRSFRKSVSQKPDVRRQLDDFEDHRPYFTYWITTVQVLILIISLACYGFGPVGMDLSHRSGLVLVTSLSLQQVDYQEPANFWFGPRAADLIHLGAKFAPCMRRDIKILKEIDVWRERERDTACCIRNDDSGCVQSSKADCSVRGLRSTATNTISTWKKWGPGDSGPGGRISGSVCGLDPKFCDAPASIAPYEWPDDITKWPICRKTNPFNQRFSRNGSQRSNGNFPVSRYKDKMAEHMVCEVIGHPCCIGIHGMCRITTKEYCDFVHGYFHEEASLCSQVECLHDVCGMIPFLHPEWPDQFYRLFTTMFLHAGVLHLSITLMVQYFLMRDLEKLTGSLRIALIYFIGALAGNLASAIFVPYRAEVGPAGAHFALLATLIVEVLHCWPMLKHPRRVLSKLIFVLLGLLILGMLPWVDNYAHLFGFIFGFLAAYALMPFISFGHYDRRRKIWLIWICLILIVVLFTLLLALFYNVPVYECEVCKLFNCIPFTRDFCASQNINFKREEPV
- the LOC126873298 gene encoding inactive rhomboid protein 1 isoform X3, whose translation is MPTDDDYGRRERLLLHQHPIPQYGSSSSPVPGSNAGTSGSVGSQIGSTSSSDCYKPTAQQQQTDLRTNGSNVTVGQDRYQSDQSSQGNEHVDYGGRERMSGIERHDKSTDKPTIDDFPKSCAETRSIQSSCERFSHYQNQERFGQPSLQVHHQFTPGRSTASGQSLSGNVVLADRFSRFNELTGLHGEQRLSLAPSERFQPATSTELRFHHPPNELVSTGNEYANTNILVSGCATSPFSSETFPSPPSPAPANDRFVPPPPLSPSPSEKYASTQSLAGYPAADRILPPGSPSTRYGSGTAPASPMPTKERFSSAERLLANQQSSSSMHEPKDQQRYAGTSDRLLSGSSPVLGSLQASLQGDRVGIYTTSKDSTGSRYGAISTDRLLSSSPIHAPVPERFASKSTDRYLGESPVHERYHRQEATSAIHHDRYSTISSSAERFLSNSPNPEASHQRYTSTERSLQVSSSSNEQRRLYTDRGVETVCQKYTDRSSGSPAPTDFNRYSTFQEVGNTQSRYVSTNDRFNDLAIQRCGQSRANDRFCVSNDRYLASSSPGHDGRLANSDATRYVVSGSSTERLLSGTSSSSSSSTDTVARYHSSYTNTAATQSTTSNDRFTSVSPTPETANTNLRSATGTGTTGGAGSSGYQGTTKSGVDKYLQVSKSVQSYGNDRYTNPGDQFDRLSQDRYDRFANPVSTTDRFTPSSGTPDRFHSATDRYSPVRAADKYLSLPKPKDRYTGRITPISSCGTSVVATSTDRTYGSTSATGSYVPPTAHTPVERYVPQPPPEVLYPDRYVDRYVPPSAHTPTDRYVPTNDPGDPYMRRDLGFHHHYRLPPPAGYPYHQSHFRLRGFAYASPGRLGGSPGSSSSSSSASNQRDGFSMSPLLRPKVRASAVEFPTSSTGVVGRHVCTNPPSCCNEVSANGRACCQAIRRSLPPGALPSIPTQSSWQPSPGSGTTGTSTVSSSAPDGENGQSISLYPVGSVGPTSTNPTTAAPITTTATISLTTPGPRTQEPGPSITRSVSAPTAPRPVVQLASTSSNPGTQKHRLRRTMSRTEAIRNYIRRETAQFFGVDEESEAVERQRWLDRRRRMASRKYGALVPEHRPPDPDITRDVPDTTEVPEGVTLRRWQQPVRRKDSVARMTLSGLHYVVESLRRQRREGSQVRPESRSFPPSVIDYMSRSEAATSPESGQDEEESFFDRPPPPPPPPPPPPSQQSQSQIEQGLGGLVKDDEDSAKVADLLESAGDRETSEELVRFASQKDDRTSVDGQVRRARHISRDHYISRSRLGLSSMIPPDEGVTLRRDLTGATRISPSTIDRIFDNSNRRQYGMGIVGRFLGRSFRKSVSQKPDVRRQLDDFEDHRPYFTYWITTVQVLILIISLACYGFGPVGMDLSHRSGLVLVTSLSLQQVDYQEPANFWFGPRAADLIHLGAKFAPCMRRDIKILKEIDVWRERERDTACCIRNDDSGCVQSSKADCSVRGLRSTATNTISTWKKWGPGDSGPGGRISGSVCGLDPKFCDAPASIAPYEWPDDITKWPICRKTNPFNQRFSRNGSQRSNGNFPVSRYKDKMAEHMVCEVIGHPCCIGIHGMCRITTKEYCDFVHGYFHEEASLCSQVECLHDVCGMIPFLHPEWPDQFYRLFTTMFLHAGVLHLSITLMVQYFLMRDLEKLTGSLRIALIYFIGALAGNLASAIFVPYRAEVGPAGAHFALLATLIVEVLHCWPMLKHPRRVLSKLIFVLLGLLILGMLPWVDNYAHLFGFIFGFLAAYALMPFISFGHYDRRRKIWLIWICLILIVVLFTLLLALFYNVPVYECEVCKLFNCIPFTRDFCASQNINFKREEPV
- the LOC126873298 gene encoding inactive rhomboid protein 1 isoform X2, which codes for MPTDDDYGRRERLLLHQHPIPQYGSSSSPVPGSNAGTSGSVGSQIGSTSSSDCYKPTAQQQQTDLRTNGSNVTVGQDRYQSDQSSQGNEHVDYGGRERMSGIERHDKSTDKPTIDDFPKSCAETRSIQSSCERFSHYQNQERFGQPSLQVHHQFTPGRSTASGQSLSGNVVLADRFSRFNELTGLHGEQRLSLAPSERFQPATSTELRFHHPPNELVSTGNEYANTNILVSGCATSPFSSETFPSPPSPAPANDRFVPPPPLSPSPSEKYASTQSLAGYPAADRILPPGSPSTRYGSGTAPASPMPTKERFSSAERLLANQQSSSSMHEPKDQQRYAGTSDRLLSGSSPVLGSLQASLQGDRVGIYTTSKDSTGSRYGAISTDRLLSSSPIHAPVPERFASKSTDRYLGESPVHERYHRQEATSAIHHDRYSTISSSAERFLSNSPNPEASHQRYTSTERSLQVSSSSNEQRRLYTDRGVETVCQKYTDRSSGSPAPTDFNRYSTFQEVGNTQSRYVSTNDRFNDLAIQRCGQSRANDRFCVSNDRYLASSSPGHDGRLANSDATRYVVSGSSTERLLSGTSSSSSSSTDTVARYHSSYTNTAATQSTTSNDRFTSVSPTPETANTNLRSATGTGTTGGAGSSGYQGTTKSGVDKYLQVSKSVQSYGNDRYTNPGDQFDRLSQDRYDRFANPVSTTDRFTPSSGTPDRFHSATDRYSPVRAADKYLSLPKPKDRYTGRITPISSCGTSVVATSTDRTYGSTSATGSYVPPTAHTPVERYVPQPPPEVLYPDRYVDRYVPPSAHTPTDRYVPTNDPGDPYMRRDLGFHHHYRLPPPAGYPYHQSHFRLRGFAYASPGRLGGSPGSSSSSSSASNQRDGFSMSPLLRPKVRASAVEFPTSSTGVVGRHVCTNPPSCCNEVSANGRACCQAIRRSLPPGALPSIPTQSSWQPSPGSGTTGTSTVSSSAPDGENGQSISLYPVGSVGPTSTNPTTAAPITTTATISLTTPGPRTQEPGPSITRSVSAPTAPRPVVQLASTSSNPGTQKHRLRRTMSRTEAIRNYIRRETAQFFGVDEESEAVERQRWLDRRRRMASRKYGALVPEHRPPDPDITRDVPDTTEVPEGVTLRRWQQPVRRKDSVARMTLSGLHYVVESLRRQRREGSQVRPESRSFPPSVIDYMSRSEAATSPESGQDEEESFFDRPPPPPPPPPPPPSQQSQSQIEQGLGGLVKDDEDSAKVADLLESAGDRETSEELVRFASQKDDRTSVDGQVRRARHISRDHYISRKTSWGRSRLGLSSMIPPDEGVTLRRDLTGATRISPSTIDRIFDNSNRRQYGMGIVGRFLGRSFRKSVSQKPDVRRQLDDFEDHRPYFTYWITTVQVLILIISLACYGFGPVGMDLSHRSGLVLVTSLSLQQVDYQEPANFWFGPRAADLIHLGAKFAPCMRRDIKILKEIDVWRERERDTACCIRNDDSGCVQSSKADCSVRGLRSTATNTISTWKKWGPGDSGPGGRISGSVCGLDPKFCDAPASIAPYEWPDDITKWPICRKTNPFNQRFRNGSQRSNGNFPVSRYKDKMAEHMVCEVIGHPCCIGIHGMCRITTKEYCDFVHGYFHEEASLCSQVECLHDVCGMIPFLHPEWPDQFYRLFTTMFLHAGVLHLSITLMVQYFLMRDLEKLTGSLRIALIYFIGALAGNLASAIFVPYRAEVGPAGAHFALLATLIVEVLHCWPMLKHPRRVLSKLIFVLLGLLILGMLPWVDNYAHLFGFIFGFLAAYALMPFISFGHYDRRRKIWLIWICLILIVVLFTLLLALFYNVPVYECEVCKLFNCIPFTRDFCASQNINFKREEPV